The genomic region GCGCGCTCGCTCCAGCCCTTGCCGTCGAAATGGCCGCAGGCATGGCTGCCGATATCGTGTCCATCGAGATGGGCCTGCCAGATATGCCCGGCGCGCGTCGCGATTTCATCGCGGCTTTGCGCGAAGCCGACGTTCGAGCGCCCGGCCTTCTGGCCCGGTGCCTTGTAGATCTGCTTGCCGTCGGCCTTCGTCATCAGGAAGGTGCAGGAGAGGAAATAGGTAAAGTGGGCACCGCTGCGCTTGGCCATGGCGAGACTCTTCTCCCACAGCGCGTTGTCATGTGCGCCGTCGAAGGAGACGATTACGAGTTGCTTGTTCGCCGTGGCCCCCGGCGCCGGCGCCAGCAGCGGCTCGGCAATGGCGAGGGCGGGAAAAAGGCAAAGGGAGAGAGCAAGGATCTGGCGCGTCATTCCGGAGGCATCTTGGGAGAATCAGTAAAGGAATTGTTCCTGCCGTCCCTTCTGCAGGAATGCGGCAATCCTTTGATCCATCTGGAAATCCGCGATCGATATCGCTATGGCTTGGTAAACAAATGAATAATTGCGGCGGGTGAAACATGGCGCTTCTGATACTGGGCATTGTGATCTTCTTCGGCATCCACCTCGTTCGAAGCTTCGCGCCCGGCGTGCGCATGGCGGTGATCGAGCGGAAGGGCGTCGGGACCTGGCATGCGATCCACGGCATCTCGGCGGTCATTGGCCTCGTGCTTATCGCCTTCGGTTTCGACCAGGCGCGCGCGACCACCGGCATCCTCTACACGCCGCCGGTCTTTCTCACTCATATCGCCCTGACGCTGATGCTGATCGCCTGCATCTGTCTCGCCGCCGCCTTCCTGCCGGCCGGCAAGATCCGGGTCGCAACGAAACATCCGGCCATCCTCGCCATCAAAATCTGGGCGCTCGCCCATCTGCTTGCCAACGGCGAGACGTCGTCCGTCCTGCTCTTCGGCTCCTTCCTGGCCTGGGGCGTCATACTCCGCATATCCATGAAGAAGCGCTGGCTAGCCGGCGAGATCAGCTATCCCACCGTTGTTTCCTATCGCTACGATGCCGGCGCAATCCTCCTCGGTGCCGTGCTCTTCGTTGCGATTGTCTGGAGGCTGCACGAACTGATGATCGGCGTAGCGCCCATCGCCATCGGCTAAATGATCTTCTCCCCCTTACAAGCGGCGCAAAATCGGGTAGAAGGCGCAGAATTCTCAGCATGAAGGCCGGGCAGCCGGAACACAGGGACATGGCGAACCAAGACGACAGCTTTATCCGCGAGGTCAATGAAGAACTCCGTTCGGACCAGATGAAAGCCATCTGGACACGCTTCGGCGGGCTGATCGTCGCGCTCGCTGCCTTGATCGTTCTCGGCACCGTCGGCAAGGTCGGTTACGACTATTGGCAGGAAACATCCTCGTCGCAATCGGGCGACGCCTTCCTCGCCGCGCTCAATCTCGCGCGGGAGAACAAGTCGGATGAGGCTCTTGCGGCGCTGACGGCTTTGGAAAAGGACGGCTACGGTTCCTATCCTGTGCTGGCCCGGTTGCGGTCTGCGACCCTGCAGGCGCAGAAGGGCGAGACCGACGCGGCGATCACTGCCTTCTCCGAAATCGGCAAGGATACGCGCATTCCGCCGGCGCTGCGTGACGCCGCGCGCCTGCGCGCCGCCTATCTGCTTGTCGACCACGGAACCTATGAGCAGGTGTCGTCGGAGGTCGAACAACTGGCCGTTCCGCAAAACACGATGCGCCATTCCGCCCGGGAAGCGCTTGGGCTCGCGGCCTACAAGGCGGGCGACTTCACCAAGGCAAGAAGCTGGTTCCAACAGATCACCGACGACGCCGAGAGCCCGCGCGGGGTCATGGGCCGTGCGCAGATGCTGCTTGACGTGATCGCTGCGAGCGGCAAAGCCTAGAGCGGGATGAGGAAAAGTGTGTGCGGTTTTCCGCCCGCATCCCGCTCTAGCCTACTAGAATCGATCACGTTTATGATTTTGGGTCGGTTTGACCCAAAAATCATCGTGATCTTGAAACGGATTTTGAGATGAGTTTTACCGTCGCCATCGTCGGGCGCCCCAATGTCGGCAAGTCCACCTTGTTCAACCGCCTGGTTGGCAAGAAGCTGGCGCTCGTCGACGATACGCCGGGAGTCACCCGCGATCGCCGTCCCGGCGACGCCAAGCTTGTCGATCTCAAGTTTCGCATCATCGATACCGCCGGCCTAGAACAGTCGGCGCCCGAGAGCCTGCAGGGCCGTATGTGGGCGCAGACCGAGGCGGCGATCGACGAGGCCGATCTTTCGCTGTTCGTGATCGATGCCAAGGCAGGATTGACCCCGGCCGACGAAACGCTCGCCGAAATGCTGCGCCGTCGCGGCAAGCCGGTCATCGTCGTCGCCAACAAGGCTGAAGCGCGCGGCTCCGATGGCGGCTTCTACGATGCTTTCACGCTCGGTCTCGGCGACCCTTGCCCGATCTCGGCCGAACATGGCGAGGGTATGATCGACCTCCGCGACGCGATCGTGGCCGCGCTCGGCGAGGAGAGGGCATTTCCGCCGAAGGAAGACGTGGCGGTGACCGATGTCGACATCCGCCCAACCGCTCCGGGCGAGG from Sinorhizobium garamanticum harbors:
- a CDS encoding tetratricopeptide repeat protein — its product is MANQDDSFIREVNEELRSDQMKAIWTRFGGLIVALAALIVLGTVGKVGYDYWQETSSSQSGDAFLAALNLARENKSDEALAALTALEKDGYGSYPVLARLRSATLQAQKGETDAAITAFSEIGKDTRIPPALRDAARLRAAYLLVDHGTYEQVSSEVEQLAVPQNTMRHSAREALGLAAYKAGDFTKARSWFQQITDDAESPRGVMGRAQMLLDVIAASGKA
- a CDS encoding NnrU family protein; the protein is MALLILGIVIFFGIHLVRSFAPGVRMAVIERKGVGTWHAIHGISAVIGLVLIAFGFDQARATTGILYTPPVFLTHIALTLMLIACICLAAAFLPAGKIRVATKHPAILAIKIWALAHLLANGETSSVLLFGSFLAWGVILRISMKKRWLAGEISYPTVVSYRYDAGAILLGAVLFVAIVWRLHELMIGVAPIAIG